The following are from one region of the Chloracidobacterium sp. genome:
- a CDS encoding polysaccharide biosynthesis protein, with translation MEKSRVLEGKRILVTGGTGSLGQTLVKRLLGGEMGRPARITVFSRDEAKQHYMRLDFMHRDAATDDVIYQNSQNILTFRIGDIRDGVAVANALRDADVVFHAAALKQVPSCEYFPYEAVLTNVLGAENIVRAIREQKLAIETVVGISTDKACKPINVMGMTKALQERLLIEANRDCPSTRIMCVRYGNVIASRGSIVPLFVEQIRKRQEITVTMPEMTRFLLSLDRAVDTVFAAITLGKRGETFVPKVKSANITDVARALMGETDLPIRYTGIRPGEKIHEIMVSEEECFRTIERGDYYVILPVLPELRGGSDFVPAIDHEYSSRDDTVVGSELFDLLRSAGGEIERFMTSG, from the coding sequence ATGGAAAAATCAAGAGTTCTAGAAGGTAAGCGAATTCTCGTAACCGGAGGCACCGGTTCGCTTGGACAGACGCTGGTGAAGCGGCTTTTGGGTGGAGAAATGGGCCGCCCGGCAAGGATCACCGTCTTTTCTCGTGACGAAGCCAAGCAGCATTATATGCGGCTTGATTTCATGCATCGCGATGCCGCAACGGATGACGTGATCTACCAGAATTCACAGAATATCCTTACTTTCCGGATCGGTGACATTCGCGACGGTGTTGCCGTTGCGAACGCCCTTCGCGACGCCGATGTTGTATTTCATGCGGCTGCGCTCAAACAGGTTCCTTCGTGCGAGTATTTCCCGTATGAGGCTGTATTGACGAACGTCCTAGGTGCCGAAAACATAGTACGGGCGATCCGTGAGCAAAAGCTGGCGATCGAGACGGTAGTGGGAATATCGACAGACAAGGCCTGTAAACCCATAAACGTAATGGGGATGACCAAGGCATTGCAAGAACGACTATTGATCGAAGCAAACCGAGATTGCCCGAGCACGCGGATAATGTGCGTTCGTTATGGAAATGTAATAGCATCCCGCGGTTCGATCGTCCCGCTTTTTGTTGAACAGATCAGGAAACGTCAAGAGATCACGGTCACGATGCCGGAAATGACCAGGTTTCTCTTGAGTCTCGATCGCGCAGTCGACACGGTTTTTGCTGCCATCACGCTTGGAAAGCGAGGAGAGACGTTCGTTCCAAAGGTCAAATCAGCGAATATTACTGATGTGGCACGTGCTTTAATGGGCGAGACTGACCTTCCGATCCGCTATACAGGAATCCGTCCCGGTGAGAAAATCCATGAGATCATGGTCTCGGAGGAAGAGTGCTTCAGGACCATCGAACGCGGTGACTACTATGTGATCCTTCCGGTCTTGCCAGAACTTAGAGGCGGATCTGATTTCGTGCCCGCTATCGATCACGAGTATTCATCGCGGGATGACACGGTCGTTGGTAGCGAACTTTTCGATCTGTTGCGTTCCGCTGGCGGCGAGATCGAACGGTTTATGACTTCCGGTTAG
- a CDS encoding DUF465 domain-containing protein gives MDMSTPDAVRDELIKSNQAFRELVHQHQNYEQRLNELAGLIYPSDDEQVEESTLKKKKLLVKDEIYAMMHEYSVSH, from the coding sequence ATGGACATGTCAACTCCTGATGCGGTGAGGGACGAATTGATAAAAAGTAATCAAGCGTTCCGTGAATTGGTTCATCAGCATCAAAATTACGAACAACGTCTTAACGAGCTAGCAGGCTTAATCTACCCGAGCGACGACGAACAAGTCGAAGAATCCACACTCAAGAAAAAGAAATTATTAGTAAAAGATGAGATCTATGCAATGATGCATGAATACTCGGTCTCGCACTGA
- a CDS encoding glycosyltransferase family 4 protein, whose amino-acid sequence METEENQTKTAGKVRLWVITELYYPEETSTGYYLTKLAEHLTDDFEVKAICGQPNYSRRGTRAPKREFHNKVEIFRAASTTLDKNVILFRLVNMATLGLSTLILSLRHFRRGDRVLVVTTPPVLPFMAAVAALSRGSAHTLLIHDNYPEILVAVGKAKPGSLFVSIADRFNRWLFKYAAGIIVVGRDMVDLVARKSNGLDVPIAYIPNWAELETVRPLSRVGNPLLHELGLIEKFVFLYAGNMGFPNDIESIVECADRMRTNERVHFVFLGNGVKRKWLSNEIEKRSLSNVTLLDPRPRSDQIQFLNACDVGLVSLVDRMKGVSMPSRTYNILAAGKPILAMTEPESELSLVVSETNAGIVVPPNHPDQLAEAIGRFLSMNSVELTEMGERARNAAVTQYSIEVAVESYRSVLKGR is encoded by the coding sequence ATGGAAACTGAGGAAAATCAAACGAAGACCGCAGGGAAAGTACGCTTGTGGGTGATAACAGAACTGTATTATCCCGAAGAAACGTCGACCGGCTACTACCTGACGAAACTAGCTGAACACCTCACAGACGATTTCGAGGTCAAGGCGATCTGCGGTCAACCGAATTATTCAAGACGCGGAACTCGGGCCCCGAAACGCGAATTTCACAACAAGGTCGAGATCTTCAGAGCGGCAAGCACCACGCTGGACAAAAATGTAATACTCTTTCGCTTGGTGAATATGGCGACATTGGGATTATCGACCTTGATATTATCGTTGCGCCACTTTCGTCGGGGTGACCGGGTACTGGTGGTGACAACGCCACCGGTTCTTCCGTTCATGGCAGCGGTCGCGGCGCTGTCTCGCGGGTCTGCCCATACGCTCTTGATCCATGATAACTACCCGGAGATACTTGTCGCAGTTGGCAAAGCGAAACCGGGATCTCTGTTCGTTTCGATCGCCGATCGATTCAATCGATGGTTGTTCAAATACGCTGCCGGGATAATCGTTGTCGGGCGGGATATGGTGGATCTGGTAGCCAGAAAGTCGAACGGACTCGATGTCCCGATCGCTTATATTCCGAATTGGGCGGAGCTCGAAACCGTCAGGCCGCTCTCGAGGGTCGGAAACCCGTTGTTGCACGAGCTGGGGTTGATCGAGAAATTCGTATTCTTGTACGCAGGCAACATGGGTTTTCCGAACGACATTGAAAGCATCGTCGAATGCGCGGATCGAATGCGGACAAACGAACGAGTGCATTTCGTTTTTCTTGGAAACGGCGTTAAGCGAAAGTGGCTATCGAACGAGATCGAAAAGCGGAGTCTATCAAACGTAACATTACTCGACCCGAGGCCGAGAAGCGACCAGATCCAGTTTCTGAATGCATGCGACGTTGGGCTTGTCTCGTTGGTAGATCGTATGAAGGGCGTCTCGATGCCGAGCCGCACTTACAATATTCTGGCTGCCGGTAAACCAATACTTGCGATGACTGAGCCTGAATCGGAACTTAGCCTGGTCGTTAGTGAGACAAATGCCGGTATTGTCGTTCCGCCGAACCATCCCGATCAACTTGCGGAAGCGATAGGTCGTTTCCTATCAATGAATAGCGTCGAATTAACCGAAATGGGCGAACGGGCTAGAAATGCAGCGGTTACGCAATATTCGATCGAAGTAGCGGTCGAATCGTACCGCTCGGTTTTGAAAGGACGCTGA
- the rimI gene encoding ribosomal protein S18-alanine N-acetyltransferase → MNSDLWIAQVTANDVPEIVRLARLLKLEPWTENDLSAELDRDNSTFLGIYKKRDGLIGFLNARTIQGENDNSVDFELLNIGIEPENQKQGCGRLLIDALIATGQSIGLANVFLEVRSANISAIEFYRKYGFEVVGTRKDFYRNPKDDAYVMKLTLSH, encoded by the coding sequence ATGAACTCTGACCTCTGGATAGCACAAGTAACCGCAAACGACGTCCCCGAGATCGTTCGGTTAGCGAGACTGCTTAAACTGGAACCGTGGACTGAAAACGACCTTTCCGCCGAACTGGATCGCGACAACAGCACATTTTTAGGAATCTACAAGAAGCGAGACGGTCTAATAGGATTCTTGAATGCTCGTACAATACAAGGCGAAAACGACAATTCTGTTGATTTTGAACTTCTTAATATCGGCATTGAGCCGGAAAATCAGAAACAAGGTTGCGGTAGATTGCTGATCGATGCGCTTATTGCTACGGGCCAATCAATCGGGTTGGCTAATGTGTTTCTTGAGGTTAGGTCGGCAAATATCTCAGCCATAGAGTTTTACAGAAAATATGGATTTGAAGTGGTTGGTACACGGAAAGATTTCTATCGCAACCCAAAAGACGACGCATACGTTATGAAACTCACACTTTCGCATTAA
- a CDS encoding PqqD family protein, translated as MNIPHFPTARKANLVIQEVPNEVLVYDLDNNKAHCLNHTAALVWNACNGSRSVPEIAQIIGLEAGSEIPDELVWLAIDQLNESDLLERQIQSELTGSSRREAIKKLGLASMIALPIVASLVAPQSVLANVSCSCSALDSPPTLQCTNRPPCPTNSCSGGFCI; from the coding sequence ATGAACATTCCGCATTTCCCAACTGCTCGCAAGGCCAACTTGGTGATCCAAGAAGTCCCGAACGAGGTTTTGGTCTACGACCTTGATAATAATAAAGCCCATTGCCTAAATCATACTGCTGCTCTGGTTTGGAATGCGTGCAACGGTTCACGATCTGTTCCCGAGATCGCCCAGATCATTGGGTTAGAGGCTGGAAGCGAGATTCCTGATGAGCTTGTTTGGCTTGCAATCGATCAGCTTAATGAGAGCGATCTTCTCGAGCGTCAGATCCAATCGGAACTTACGGGAAGCTCCCGAAGGGAAGCGATAAAGAAACTCGGCCTTGCATCCATGATTGCTTTACCGATCGTCGCATCGCTTGTTGCCCCTCAGTCGGTCCTGGCAAACGTCTCGTGCTCATGCTCCGCGTTGGACTCGCCACCGACGCTGCAGTGTACTAACCGACCGCCATGTCCGACGAATAGCTGTTCGGGCGGATTTTGTATTTAG
- a CDS encoding nucleotidyltransferase family protein yields MDATADEGKADDGNVLRWHLLDRKRAELAIAQAFGLLQGKNIKCFLIKGWVSAQFYPYDRPRSFGDIDIAVAPEDFEKAVRLIDEEDAHRLGIDLHRSVRHLDSLSFDDLYRRSKVVLIEGVEVRVPCSEDHLRIVAVHWLTDGGEFQERLWDIHYAVANRPGDFDWDKCLNAVDKTRRSWVVISIGLAHKYLGLKIEGLPIAGEARDVPEWITKCVESAWNSDVRLRPLHVIWRDPSMLLKQIGKRIPPNPIQASIDMNAPFDDSSRLYYQIGSVFKRILPSVNRIIPTLFRRGGRA; encoded by the coding sequence ATGGATGCCACAGCTGATGAAGGCAAAGCGGATGATGGAAATGTCCTACGTTGGCATTTGCTGGACCGCAAGAGGGCAGAACTCGCCATAGCCCAAGCTTTTGGTCTTTTGCAAGGTAAGAACATCAAGTGCTTTTTGATCAAAGGCTGGGTATCTGCGCAATTCTATCCTTATGACCGGCCGCGATCATTCGGCGATATTGATATTGCGGTCGCACCTGAGGACTTCGAAAAGGCCGTTCGACTGATAGACGAGGAAGATGCACATCGGCTCGGCATCGACCTTCATCGCTCGGTCCGGCATCTGGACTCGCTTTCGTTTGACGATCTTTATCGTCGGTCGAAAGTTGTTTTGATCGAAGGTGTCGAGGTACGCGTCCCTTGCAGCGAAGACCACCTAAGGATCGTTGCAGTCCATTGGCTTACCGACGGCGGTGAGTTTCAAGAGAGACTTTGGGATATCCATTATGCAGTTGCCAATCGACCTGGCGACTTTGATTGGGACAAGTGCCTGAACGCTGTCGACAAGACACGCCGCAGTTGGGTAGTTATCAGCATCGGTCTGGCTCATAAGTATCTCGGCCTCAAGATCGAAGGCCTTCCAATTGCAGGCGAAGCGCGAGACGTTCCAGAATGGATCACTAAGTGTGTGGAATCCGCGTGGAATTCAGATGTAAGGCTGCGACCGCTACACGTTATTTGGCGAGACCCATCAATGCTCCTGAAGCAGATCGGTAAGCGCATACCGCCGAATCCGATACAAGCGTCGATCGATATGAATGCGCCTTTCGACGACAGTTCGCGATTGTATTATCAGATCGGCAGTGTCTTTAAGCGAATCTTACCGTCCGTGAACAGGATAATACCGACCTTGTTCCGACGAGGCGGACGAGCGTGA
- a CDS encoding glycosyltransferase family 4 protein, producing MSIVLTFIAAALVTFIGVEFFRRWSVRRKILDIPNERSSHASPTPRGGGLVIVIVVLFGYCAVSYFEPRYFSYSFVTGSILVALVSWLDDLRSVSFVWRLFAHCLAAGFVVFELGSWSIVWIPIAEISMQLGPFGSILTFCWIVWVINAFNFMDGIDGIAALQAIVASALYFILFVFLEMPSLVFVSALIGGAAAGFIVHNWQPAKIFMGDVGSSFLGFVFGVLPLFAIRIDPTISEKLPVFAVAVIWPFVFDTVVTLFRRMLNREPVWRAHRTHLYQRLTIRGWSHAAVSVIFGVFSLVIGSLALFWFFRGGEFGFMLLLVILVLGAFVVILANRTSVEELNG from the coding sequence ATGAGTATAGTGCTTACATTCATCGCTGCAGCGTTGGTCACATTCATTGGTGTCGAGTTTTTTCGTCGATGGAGTGTACGGCGAAAAATTCTGGATATCCCAAATGAACGTAGTTCGCACGCCTCACCAACACCTCGCGGCGGAGGGCTTGTTATTGTCATCGTTGTTCTTTTTGGCTATTGTGCCGTTTCTTATTTTGAGCCGCGGTATTTTTCATACTCGTTCGTGACCGGATCGATATTGGTGGCTTTGGTCAGCTGGCTTGACGATCTCCGGTCAGTCTCTTTTGTATGGCGTCTGTTTGCTCACTGTTTGGCGGCTGGTTTCGTAGTCTTTGAGCTTGGTAGCTGGAGCATCGTTTGGATTCCGATAGCTGAAATATCGATGCAATTAGGTCCTTTCGGGTCGATCCTGACTTTTTGTTGGATCGTTTGGGTGATCAACGCTTTTAACTTTATGGACGGGATCGACGGAATCGCAGCACTGCAAGCCATCGTTGCGTCTGCGTTGTATTTCATCCTATTCGTCTTTTTGGAAATGCCGTCACTGGTATTCGTCTCCGCTTTGATTGGAGGGGCTGCAGCGGGTTTCATTGTCCATAACTGGCAGCCGGCAAAGATCTTCATGGGCGATGTTGGAAGCTCGTTCTTAGGTTTTGTCTTTGGCGTCCTTCCTTTATTTGCAATACGCATTGACCCAACAATATCCGAGAAGCTTCCAGTCTTTGCTGTCGCGGTCATATGGCCGTTCGTTTTTGACACGGTCGTTACGTTATTCCGGAGAATGCTTAATCGGGAACCTGTCTGGAGAGCTCATCGAACTCATTTGTACCAGCGTCTGACGATTCGCGGGTGGTCGCATGCGGCGGTTTCGGTCATTTTCGGCGTGTTTTCTTTGGTGATCGGATCGTTAGCGCTTTTTTGGTTCTTTCGTGGCGGGGAATTCGGTTTCATGCTTTTACTTGTCATTTTAGTTCTTGGCGCTTTTGTTGTTATCTTAGCGAACAGAACGTCTGTTGAAGAGCTAAACGGCTAA
- the tsaB gene encoding tRNA (adenosine(37)-N6)-threonylcarbamoyltransferase complex dimerization subunit type 1 TsaB, giving the protein MIRTTLHETVLAIETGVLGGSLSIVRSGIEIAGISGDSNFSRAEDLLANIKSLIQRAGISKSDIRALAVSRGPGSYTGIRIGLATAAGLSRSLQIPAIGVPLLDAIALMYGVHRSTAVVIPFGRSDFVIQRFPNDPQEAPNARAMKVVDPAGLREALAGSEFETLICHKVSVDVLKKLLESIPTTPKLVAAESNLALAVYFWSAAFPNSVDMTPIYAANPIHANNLF; this is encoded by the coding sequence GTGATACGAACAACACTTCACGAGACAGTTTTGGCTATCGAGACCGGCGTATTGGGCGGTAGTCTCTCGATCGTTCGATCGGGTATCGAGATCGCGGGAATATCGGGCGATTCTAATTTCTCGCGAGCCGAAGATCTTCTCGCCAATATCAAATCGCTCATTCAAAGGGCCGGAATTAGCAAATCGGACATTCGTGCTCTCGCGGTCTCAAGAGGACCTGGAAGCTATACAGGTATCCGGATCGGACTTGCAACAGCAGCCGGCCTTTCGCGATCACTTCAAATCCCTGCGATCGGCGTGCCGCTGTTGGACGCGATCGCGTTGATGTATGGCGTGCATCGCAGTACTGCGGTCGTCATTCCGTTCGGACGCAGTGATTTCGTTATCCAACGGTTCCCGAATGATCCTCAAGAAGCCCCCAACGCGAGAGCAATGAAAGTAGTCGATCCTGCTGGATTGAGAGAGGCTTTGGCCGGCAGTGAATTCGAGACGCTAATTTGTCACAAGGTCTCCGTAGATGTCCTGAAAAAACTACTCGAATCTATACCCACGACGCCGAAATTGGTTGCGGCCGAATCGAATCTCGCTCTTGCGGTTTATTTTTGGTCAGCTGCGTTTCCAAACTCAGTAGACATGACTCCGATCTATGCGGCGAACCCGATCCACGCCAACAACTTATTCTGA
- a CDS encoding SDR family oxidoreductase — protein MKQLKVLIIGGNGMLGHKLVQKLGHAFEVSTTIRSSWSDVARFGIFDESNTFTNVDVNDLSRVIGCIEATEPDVVVNAVGIIKQLPNAQNVEDVLSLNSIFPNRLSTLASKYGFRLICISTDCVFSGDRGGYQESDIPDARDLYGQSKRWGEVDAANCLTIRTSIIGRELSSSHSLVEWFLTNRGSTIKGFSNAIYSGFPTVVFADIIRRLITEMPGLAGIYHISSDPVNKFDLLTLVRNEFRLDIEIERDETFRIDRSLDSSRFRQLSGFIPRPWSEMIAEMASDQTPYDKWKNQEF, from the coding sequence GTGAAACAACTTAAAGTATTGATAATTGGAGGAAACGGAATGCTCGGACACAAGCTCGTCCAGAAGCTCGGTCACGCGTTCGAGGTTTCCACTACGATCAGGTCTTCCTGGTCCGATGTCGCCCGTTTTGGCATTTTCGATGAATCGAACACTTTTACCAATGTCGATGTAAACGATCTGTCCAGAGTCATTGGATGCATTGAAGCGACTGAACCGGATGTTGTAGTCAACGCCGTAGGGATCATCAAACAATTACCGAATGCACAAAATGTTGAGGATGTGCTTTCGTTGAACTCGATCTTTCCAAACAGGCTTTCAACACTCGCTTCGAAATATGGTTTTCGGTTGATATGTATCAGTACCGACTGTGTCTTTTCCGGTGATCGGGGCGGTTACCAAGAATCGGACATACCGGACGCACGGGATCTCTATGGCCAGAGCAAGCGGTGGGGCGAGGTCGATGCTGCGAACTGCTTGACCATTAGGACATCGATCATCGGCAGGGAGTTGAGTTCTTCGCATAGTCTCGTCGAGTGGTTCTTAACCAATCGCGGGTCGACCATTAAGGGCTTTTCGAACGCGATTTACAGCGGCTTTCCAACTGTCGTCTTTGCAGATATAATCAGGCGTTTGATCACGGAGATGCCGGGGCTTGCCGGCATTTATCATATTTCCAGTGACCCGGTAAATAAATTCGACTTATTGACCCTTGTAAGAAACGAGTTTCGGCTCGACATCGAGATCGAAAGGGATGAGACCTTCCGAATCGACCGTAGCCTAGATTCGTCCCGGTTTCGTCAGTTGTCAGGGTTCATCCCAAGGCCTTGGAGCGAAATGATCGCTGAAATGGCGTCCGATCAGACGCCGTACGATAAATGGAAAAATCAAGAGTTCTAG
- the wecB gene encoding UDP-N-acetylglucosamine 2-epimerase (non-hydrolyzing), which translates to MKIMTIFGTRPEIIRLSLILKILDQHCEHLTVHTGQNYAESLSDIFLKELDIRPPDIHLGIRSNNFGDQIGQILSKTDDILGQHRPDKVLILGDTNSALTAIVAARRGIPVFHMEAGNRCYDDRVPEEVNRRIIDHSSMILLPYTTRSMQNLVKEGIDRERIYITGNPIKEVLDSFSEQIDASESLQQNSLKPFEYFLATIHRSENVDIPDRLSEIFKALQDVAERFDKKVVVSVHPRTASKIKEFGIPSFGEAIQLVDAMGFFDFVKLEKSALAVLTDSGTVQEECSIFGIPNVTVRDVTERPETLECGSNILCGANSESILRAVDLALAQPANWDPPMEYLTPNVSHTVSRIVLGYTSIRRHAVS; encoded by the coding sequence ATGAAAATAATGACCATCTTCGGAACCCGGCCAGAGATCATTCGGCTCAGCCTGATCCTGAAGATACTGGACCAGCACTGCGAACATCTGACTGTTCACACCGGGCAAAATTATGCTGAATCATTGAGTGACATATTTCTAAAGGAACTTGATATTCGGCCGCCTGACATACACCTCGGCATACGCTCGAATAACTTCGGTGACCAGATCGGGCAAATACTGTCGAAAACTGACGACATTCTTGGTCAGCATCGGCCGGACAAAGTTCTGATCCTTGGGGACACGAACAGCGCATTGACGGCGATCGTGGCGGCACGTCGTGGCATCCCGGTTTTTCACATGGAAGCCGGAAATAGATGTTACGATGATCGAGTTCCCGAGGAAGTGAACCGTCGGATCATCGATCATTCGAGTATGATCTTGTTGCCGTACACGACCCGAAGCATGCAGAACCTCGTAAAGGAGGGAATCGATAGGGAACGGATCTATATCACAGGAAACCCGATCAAGGAAGTACTTGATAGCTTCAGTGAGCAGATAGATGCGAGCGAATCTTTGCAGCAGAATAGTTTAAAGCCCTTTGAGTACTTCCTTGCGACAATTCACAGATCGGAGAATGTTGACATACCTGATCGGCTGTCCGAGATCTTCAAAGCTCTTCAAGATGTCGCTGAAAGATTCGACAAAAAAGTCGTCGTGAGCGTACACCCTCGAACCGCCTCAAAAATAAAAGAGTTCGGTATACCTAGCTTTGGCGAGGCAATTCAATTGGTCGACGCAATGGGATTTTTCGATTTTGTAAAGCTTGAAAAATCGGCTCTGGCGGTCTTGACGGATAGCGGGACAGTGCAAGAGGAATGTTCAATATTTGGAATCCCAAATGTAACCGTTCGTGATGTGACCGAACGGCCCGAGACGCTCGAATGCGGGAGTAATATCCTGTGTGGGGCGAACTCCGAGTCGATATTAAGGGCCGTCGATCTGGCCCTTGCTCAGCCTGCGAATTGGGATCCGCCGATGGAGTATCTGACTCCAAACGTGTCGCACACTGTAAGTCGGATCGTTCTTGGATATACCAGTATCAGACGGCATGCCGTTTCGTGA
- a CDS encoding PQQ-binding-like beta-propeller repeat protein, whose protein sequence is MYFLSIACTSSPMIGVGLTQTIERIKVAAIIFAAATFTVGQVSELSETAYKECWSHPISGNVIGTSINSGDRIVFAESGGTIRAIDVQDGEALWSAELGGQIVSNLIADDRYIYVATTQNIGSETHKSAALLRSLNPESGIPVNSTTIQSNGPFRIGLVKDGVVLIDRGSIIWSFADGLESIRWMRRSDESIANDPLFSNETVIFISEDNKTVVISTEDGKVLDRRDSKIKPSAAIALDAAVAVVGDRRGNLKQFQFGRESPAWTFRTGGSIAHILTAGDRLIVSSFDNFVYMISSSSGQVIWRRRLDGRLRFRPVVNDGAIFLSVNGQPEIDVVSVDNGKTINRIQLDKNSIPVDVLHDKLNQMIVIQTLDRIAAYKTSGCSKK, encoded by the coding sequence ATGTATTTTTTATCCATTGCTTGTACTTCCAGTCCGATGATCGGCGTTGGCCTCACCCAAACTATTGAGCGAATTAAGGTTGCGGCGATAATTTTCGCAGCAGCCACATTCACGGTCGGCCAGGTGTCCGAACTGTCCGAAACCGCATACAAAGAATGTTGGAGCCATCCGATCAGTGGGAACGTGATCGGGACATCGATCAATTCCGGTGATCGGATCGTATTCGCGGAATCGGGCGGCACAATTCGCGCGATTGACGTTCAGGACGGCGAAGCATTATGGTCAGCGGAGTTGGGTGGTCAAATCGTTTCGAACTTGATCGCGGATGATCGATATATCTATGTAGCTACCACTCAAAACATTGGATCCGAAACCCACAAAAGCGCTGCTCTTCTGAGATCGCTCAATCCGGAAAGTGGGATTCCGGTCAATTCAACAACAATCCAGTCAAATGGGCCTTTCCGAATCGGACTCGTTAAAGACGGTGTCGTTTTAATTGACCGTGGTTCTATTATTTGGTCGTTTGCCGACGGCCTTGAGTCCATCAGATGGATGCGTCGATCGGACGAGTCGATCGCTAATGACCCTCTTTTTTCCAACGAAACGGTTATTTTCATATCAGAGGATAACAAGACCGTAGTGATTTCCACCGAGGACGGAAAGGTCCTCGATCGCCGTGATTCGAAGATTAAGCCGTCGGCGGCTATCGCATTGGATGCGGCTGTTGCGGTCGTGGGTGACCGTAGAGGCAACTTAAAACAATTTCAGTTCGGACGCGAGTCACCTGCATGGACATTCAGAACCGGCGGGTCGATAGCCCACATACTTACCGCAGGTGACCGGCTTATTGTTTCGTCATTCGATAATTTTGTCTATATGATCTCGTCGTCGAGTGGCCAAGTTATCTGGCGAAGACGCCTGGACGGAAGGCTGCGGTTTAGGCCAGTCGTGAACGATGGCGCGATCTTTCTATCAGTAAATGGCCAACCTGAGATCGATGTCGTGTCAGTTGATAATGGAAAAACCATCAATCGCATCCAACTGGATAAGAACTCCATTCCTGTCGACGTACTGCATGATAAGCTGAATCAGATGATCGTTATTCAAACTCTCGATCGAATTGCCGCCTACAAAACCAGCGGCTGCTCAAAAAAATAA
- a CDS encoding glycosyltransferase family 4 protein, with amino-acid sequence MKPKILVFCDFYLPGFKSGGGMWTVVNLVDRFCDRYDFFIVTRNYDSRDDRVPYTSVRTGEWNIVGNARVYYASNALINQNNFLKIIRYVDPAAVFLNSVFCTLSVKFLLLRRRKGLKEIPVVLAPCGEVSKPSLSLKPLKKKTFLRTARISGLFQGVIWKGSADIEHDEIKTIAGKRARVLIAPDLPPKQILPVLDLAQKPRKMSGALTLSFVSRLVRKKNLHFLLEALLPIRKGKVELDLVGPLEDDDYWYECKAIIDKLPANVNVRIVGGVSNDQVLKNLIGAHFFVLPTLNENFGYVFVEAMAAGCPLLISDRTIWNNLEEKGLGWNVSLDSVEKWTWLIERCVSMDHADYHRMSVKARNFAIEWLADQELENATARVLEAAINDKRRPNGN; translated from the coding sequence ATGAAGCCGAAGATACTGGTTTTTTGTGATTTTTACCTCCCTGGTTTCAAAAGTGGCGGCGGAATGTGGACCGTCGTCAATTTGGTCGATCGTTTTTGCGACAGATATGATTTTTTCATCGTCACCCGAAACTACGATAGCCGAGACGACAGAGTCCCATATACATCCGTAAGAACCGGCGAGTGGAACATAGTCGGCAATGCCCGGGTTTACTATGCCTCCAATGCTCTGATCAACCAGAACAACTTTCTTAAGATCATTCGTTACGTTGATCCCGCCGCGGTCTTTCTGAATAGTGTGTTTTGCACATTATCGGTGAAGTTCCTGTTGTTAAGACGTCGAAAGGGCCTGAAAGAAATTCCTGTGGTACTGGCACCCTGTGGCGAGGTTTCAAAACCTTCACTTTCGCTTAAACCCTTGAAAAAAAAGACCTTTCTCAGAACCGCGAGGATCTCAGGTCTCTTTCAAGGTGTTATCTGGAAAGGATCCGCAGATATCGAACACGACGAGATCAAGACTATCGCTGGCAAACGTGCTCGGGTTTTGATCGCCCCAGACCTCCCGCCAAAACAGATTTTGCCGGTTCTGGACCTGGCGCAAAAACCGCGAAAAATGTCGGGCGCCTTGACCCTTTCGTTTGTATCAAGGCTCGTCCGTAAGAAAAATCTGCATTTCTTGCTTGAGGCCTTACTGCCGATCCGTAAGGGAAAGGTCGAACTTGACCTGGTCGGGCCGCTTGAGGACGATGATTATTGGTACGAGTGTAAGGCGATCATCGATAAGCTGCCGGCGAATGTGAATGTTCGTATCGTTGGAGGAGTTTCCAATGATCAGGTTTTAAAGAACCTTATCGGTGCACATTTTTTCGTGCTGCCCACCTTGAATGAGAATTTTGGTTATGTCTTTGTTGAGGCAATGGCGGCCGGCTGCCCGTTGTTGATAAGTGACCGAACCATCTGGAACAACCTCGAAGAAAAAGGGCTTGGTTGGAATGTTAGCCTTGACTCCGTAGAGAAATGGACATGGCTGATCGAGCGCTGTGTTTCAATGGACCATGCTGACTATCATAGGATGTCGGTCAAAGCAAGAAATTTCGCGATCGAATGGCTGGCCGACCAGGAACTCGAAAACGCAACGGCTCGGGTTCTCGAAGCAGCGATCAACGATAAGCGCCGACCAAATGGAAACTGA